Proteins from a genomic interval of Musa acuminata AAA Group cultivar baxijiao chromosome BXJ1-9, Cavendish_Baxijiao_AAA, whole genome shotgun sequence:
- the LOC135592729 gene encoding uncharacterized protein LOC135592729 isoform X4 — translation MKVNCTAPNTVSDDLLGVWRIDDADHSFSTQPFKIKYARQDVPLSVMVSFNFAIGKDEKPLISAVILKFELMYAPILENGHEIQASFDMIPVAVHEFKIPPRALFGLHSYCPVHFDAFHAVLVDLSVHIVYLKAGASTREKLSSASVTMEHISDEYHEEHNHLVGQGWSSKAVEIIKSLLVSRELLLEEIKNLSKALGQSIDDLQFADLNLGRFEFIDSSLSNDLSTANSVISGSKVGVGHLAGMLQNILEKSNGTVDFGNDVIFYSLSKDELLDLFFTLGNQLSFSWNTFLKFHRVNRISILEHLHGVWAMNREAEWSIWLVYSKIEVPHRYMRSGADDPSHHGKVVGLRKSSDEPAQSATTRAELHRKSIAQMKINSRSIQDMHIFGDPSRVPVVLVEQKVIDLPNNSAWQSLNQNAAAIPTAIGKNGVPRFTLEPKRSNRVLRAVVFVHGFQGHHLDLRLVRNQWLLIDPGAECLMSEANEEKTTGDFREMGSRLAEEVITFLRKKMDRLSRYGGCKDIKLSFVGHSIGNIIIRSALTESVMTPFLKHLYTYISISGPHLGYWYSSNSLFNSGLWLMKKLKGAQCIHQLTFTDDPDLQNTFFYKLCKQKTLENFKNIILLSSPQDGYVPYHSARIESCPASSWDQSKKAHVFMEMLNNCLDQIHAPSSERRVLMRCDVNFDTSSQGRNLNTFIGRAAHIEFLETDMFAKFIMWSFPDFFL, via the exons ATGAAG GTAAATTGTACAGCTCCCAACACAGTCTCAGATGACCTTTTGGGTGTTTGGAGAATTGATGATGCTGATCATAGTTTCTCTACCCAGCCATTCAAAATTAAATATGCTAGGCAGGATGTTCCTTTATCTGTTATGGTATCTTTCAATTTTGCCATAGGGAAGGATGAG AAACCATTAATATCTGCAGTTATACTAAAGTTTGAGCTCATGTATGCTCCAATTTTAGAAAATGG CCATGAAATTCAGGCCTCTTTTGATATGATTCCAGTTGCTGTCCATGAATTCAAGATCCCTCCAAGAGCACTCTTTGGTCTGCATTCATACTGTCCTGTTCATTTTGATGCTTTCCATGCAGTGCTTGTTGATTTAAGTGTACACATTGTTTACCTGAAAGCTGGTGCTAGCACCCGAGAGAAGCTATCAAG TGCTTCTGTGACGATGGAACATATTTCTGATGAATACCATGAAGAACACAACCAT TTAGTGGGTCAGGGGTGGAGCTCAAAAGCAGTCGAAATTATTAAATCACTGTTAGTTTCACGCGAGCTACTTCTTGAAGAAATAAAAAACTTAAGCAAAGCATTGGGTCAAAGTATTGATGATTTGCAGTTTGCTGACCTAAATCTTGGAAGATTTGAGTTTATAGATTCTTCATTAAGTAATGATTTATCTACTGCAAATTCAGTCATTTCTGGATCAAAGGTGGGTGTTGGACACTTAGCTGGCATGCTACAGAATATTCTGGAG AAATCAAATGGTACTGTTGATTTTGGCAATGATGTCATTTTCTACTCGTTGTCCAAGGATGAACTGTTGGATCTATTTTTCACTCTTGGCAACCAACTATCTTTTTCGTGGAATACGTTTTTGAAGTTCCATAG GGTAAATAGAATTTCAATACTTGAGCATCTCCACGGTGTCTGGGCTATGAATCGTGAGGCAGAGTGGTCTATATGGTTGGTTTATTCCAAGATAGAAGTTCCCCATCGTTACATGAGAAGTGGAGCTGATGATCCTTCTCACCATGGAAAAGTAGTAGGTTTGAGGAAGTCCAGCGATGAG CCAGCTCAAAGTGCAACAACACGTGCTGAACTTCATCGGAAAAGTATTGCACAAatgaaa ATAAACAGCCGCTCTATTCAAGACATGCATATATTTGGTGACCCTTCACGTGTTCCTGTTGTTCTAGTGGAACAGAAAGTCATTGATCTTCCTAACAATTCAGCCTGGCAGTCTTTGAATCAGAATGCTGCTGCAATACCTACAGCTATTGGAAAAAATGGTGTACCCAGATTCACTCTGGAACCTAAGAGGAGTAATCGTGTGCTACGAGCAGTTGTGTTTGTGCATGGATTTCAG GGGCACCATCTGGATTTACGGCTTGTTCGGAACCAATGGCTTCTGATAGATCCTGGAGCTGAATGTCTTATGTCAGAAGCTAATGAAGAAAAAACAACCGGAGATTTTAGAGAAATGGGTAGTAGGTTGGCTGAAGAAGTAATCACCTTCCTTAGAAAGAAGATGGATAGACTTTCAAGATATGGAGGCTGTAAAGACATAAAGCTTAGCTTTGTTGGGCATTCTATTGGAAACATCATCATAAGGAGTGCCTTAACAG AGAGTGTAATGACACCTTTCTTGAAGcacttgtatacatatatatcaatATCCGGGCCACATTTAGGGTACTGGTACAGCTCAAATTCATTGTTTAATTCAGGATTGTGGCTTATGAAAAAACTCAAGGGAGCTCAGTGCATTCATCaacttacttttactgatgatccaGATCTCCAAAATACATTTTTTTATAAGCTTTGTAAG CAGAAGACACTAGAAAATTTCAAAAACATTATCCTGTTATCCTCCCCACAG GATGGTTATGTACCCTACCATTCTGCCAGAATTGAATCATGCCCGGCTTCCTCTTGGGATCAGTCAAAGAAGGCACATGTCTTCATGGAAATGCTCAACAATTGCTTGGATCAGATCCACGCTCCTTCATCTGAAAGGCGAGTACTTATGCGGTGCGATGTGAATTTTGACACATCTTCTCAAGGGAGAAACTTAAATACATTCATTGGGCGAGCAGCACACATAGAGTTTCTTGAGACTGACATGTTTGCCAAATTCATCATGTGGTCCTTCCCAGACTTCTTCCTCTAA